One Serinicoccus chungangensis genomic window carries:
- a CDS encoding cell wall-binding repeat-containing protein translates to MAGLSLVAGLAPVAASATDGPAVAGPVSATGDLQDGAYVVVLDRLPLATHPGTAGSALEKVDTTSAEALSYTDQLLAQQDDVLQGVAAEPTYRYTVALNGFAAQLTAAEAAALAQRDDVVSVTRSTLRQLDAGVVGEPDGAPANPDTDLSPDLLGLRGPGGVWSQLGGPMEAGKGTVVGVIDSGIAYDSPSFAADGMPAPPADWAGECETGEGDDAGDFPTSACTDKIVGARYFVEGARAEGYEPIEAESVSPLDTDSHGSHVASTAVGREVSLEDAEGNTYDLAGMAPGAHVAAYKACFDFEGVSGCHPDDSIAAVEAALTDGVDVINFSVSGDPTTYEDPVDLAFKNAAAAGVFNAASAGNSAESGVAVAHTGPWQTTVAASFHRPEDGPVPSVAPFSGRGPVDVAADEQTILKPDLGAPGVNVLAAYASEGGEPQYGYLTGTSMASPHVAGLGSLLAAAHPEWSPMAIKSALQTSTTDYVEAESNQAVVGGTGFVEPRAFLEPGLVFDSTEADWDTFLADPTTGYDLNAAYVSVPALGTQPTTVTRTVTNPGAADATFEASVTGPDTLSVTVEPASVTVPAGGSAEVTITVANTGAATDVWQQGEVAWTSGDVAVAIPVLARGEVAEEEPEPEPTVERVFGTDRYGTAAAISALYPDGVETVYIASGTGFADAMSGSPAASRGLLPGTMNTPEGDPAPVLLVKNDRLPQDTREALEAVDPSSIVILGGTGAVSSGVAGDLEAYGEVSRVEGTDRYETAANLAMMFEGPEVVYVASGQDRAYADALTGSARAGMENAPVLLTRPDGVPAATADALAELDPDRVVVLGGEVAVDDDTFAALGADERVSGGDRYETAVAVSQVHGTDVPLVHIASGRNFPDALAGSALAGHQGVPVLLTKPGELPEATLAELERLSPERVVILGGTNAVSQDVEEELNEHYPDWVDGQP, encoded by the coding sequence GTGGCTGGACTCAGCCTCGTGGCCGGGCTCGCGCCGGTGGCCGCCTCCGCGACCGACGGGCCGGCGGTGGCCGGACCGGTCAGCGCCACCGGCGACCTCCAGGACGGTGCCTACGTCGTGGTGCTCGACCGGCTGCCGCTGGCCACCCACCCGGGCACGGCCGGGTCCGCACTGGAGAAGGTGGACACGACCTCCGCGGAGGCGCTCAGCTACACCGACCAGCTGCTCGCCCAGCAGGACGACGTGCTGCAGGGGGTGGCCGCGGAGCCGACCTACCGCTACACGGTCGCCCTCAACGGCTTCGCCGCGCAGCTCACCGCCGCCGAGGCCGCCGCCCTCGCCCAGCGCGACGACGTGGTGTCGGTCACGCGGTCCACGCTGCGCCAGCTGGACGCGGGTGTCGTCGGGGAGCCCGACGGCGCGCCGGCCAACCCGGACACGGACCTGTCGCCCGACCTGCTCGGCCTGCGCGGCCCCGGTGGCGTGTGGTCCCAGCTCGGCGGGCCCATGGAGGCCGGCAAGGGCACGGTCGTCGGCGTCATCGACTCCGGCATCGCCTACGACAGCCCCTCCTTCGCGGCGGACGGCATGCCGGCCCCGCCGGCCGACTGGGCCGGGGAGTGCGAGACCGGTGAGGGCGACGACGCGGGCGACTTCCCCACCTCGGCGTGCACCGACAAGATCGTCGGCGCCCGCTACTTCGTCGAGGGGGCGCGCGCCGAGGGTTACGAGCCCATCGAGGCCGAGAGCGTCAGCCCGCTGGACACCGACAGCCACGGCTCGCACGTCGCCAGCACGGCGGTCGGGCGGGAGGTGTCCCTCGAGGACGCCGAGGGCAACACCTACGACCTGGCCGGGATGGCGCCGGGGGCGCACGTCGCGGCCTACAAGGCCTGCTTCGACTTCGAGGGGGTGAGCGGGTGCCACCCCGACGACTCCATCGCGGCGGTCGAGGCGGCCCTCACCGACGGCGTCGACGTCATCAACTTCTCGGTCAGTGGTGACCCGACGACCTACGAGGACCCGGTTGACCTGGCGTTCAAGAACGCCGCCGCCGCCGGGGTCTTCAACGCCGCATCCGCCGGCAACTCGGCGGAGTCCGGCGTCGCGGTCGCGCACACCGGCCCCTGGCAGACCACGGTCGCCGCGTCGTTCCACCGCCCCGAGGACGGCCCCGTGCCCTCCGTCGCGCCGTTCTCCGGCCGCGGCCCGGTGGACGTCGCCGCCGACGAGCAGACCATCCTCAAGCCGGACCTGGGCGCGCCCGGCGTCAACGTCCTGGCCGCCTACGCCAGCGAAGGCGGTGAGCCGCAGTACGGCTACCTGACCGGCACCTCGATGGCCTCGCCGCACGTCGCCGGCCTGGGCTCGCTGCTCGCAGCGGCGCACCCGGAGTGGTCGCCGATGGCCATCAAGTCGGCCCTGCAGACCTCGACGACCGACTACGTCGAGGCCGAGAGCAACCAGGCCGTGGTCGGGGGCACCGGCTTCGTCGAGCCGCGCGCCTTCCTCGAGCCCGGCCTGGTGTTCGACTCGACCGAGGCCGACTGGGACACCTTCCTCGCCGACCCGACCACCGGTTACGACCTCAACGCGGCCTACGTCTCGGTGCCGGCCCTCGGCACCCAGCCGACCACGGTGACCCGGACCGTCACCAACCCCGGTGCGGCGGACGCGACCTTCGAGGCCTCCGTCACCGGCCCGGACACCCTGTCCGTGACGGTCGAGCCGGCCAGCGTCACCGTCCCGGCGGGCGGCTCCGCCGAGGTGACGATCACGGTCGCCAACACCGGCGCCGCCACCGACGTGTGGCAGCAGGGTGAGGTCGCCTGGACCTCCGGAGACGTGGCCGTCGCGATCCCGGTGCTCGCCCGCGGCGAGGTCGCCGAGGAGGAGCCCGAGCCCGAGCCCACGGTCGAGCGGGTCTTCGGCACGGACCGCTACGGCACGGCCGCGGCGATCTCGGCGCTCTACCCGGACGGGGTGGAGACGGTCTACATCGCCTCGGGTACCGGTTTCGCCGACGCCATGTCCGGTTCGCCGGCTGCCTCGCGCGGTCTGCTGCCGGGCACGATGAACACGCCCGAGGGTGACCCGGCCCCGGTGCTGCTGGTCAAGAACGACCGGCTGCCCCAGGACACGCGGGAGGCCCTGGAGGCCGTGGATCCGAGCAGCATCGTCATCCTGGGCGGCACCGGTGCGGTGTCCTCGGGCGTGGCTGGTGACCTCGAGGCCTACGGCGAGGTGTCCCGCGTCGAGGGGACCGACCGTTATGAGACGGCGGCCAACCTGGCGATGATGTTCGAGGGCCCCGAGGTGGTCTACGTCGCCTCCGGGCAGGACCGTGCCTACGCCGACGCCCTGACCGGTTCGGCTCGCGCGGGCATGGAGAACGCCCCGGTGCTGCTGACCCGCCCGGACGGTGTGCCGGCTGCCACGGCGGACGCGCTCGCCGAGCTCGACCCGGACCGGGTCGTGGTGCTCGGTGGGGAGGTCGCCGTCGACGACGACACGTTCGCCGCGCTGGGCGCGGACGAGCGGGTCTCCGGTGGGGACCGTTACGAGACCGCGGTCGCGGTCTCGCAGGTCCACGGGACGGACGTCCCGCTGGTGCACATCGCCTCGGGTCGCAACTTCCCGGACGCGCTGGCGGGCTCGGCCCTGGCCGGTCACCAGGGTGTGCCGGTGCTGCTGACCAAGCCTGGTGAGCTGCCGGAGGCCACGCTGGCCGAGCTGGAGCGGCTCAGCCCGGAGCGGGTCGTCATCCTGGGTGGCACCAACGCGGTGTCCCAGGACGTCGAGGAGGAGCTGAACGAGCACTACCCCGACTGGGTGGACGGGCAGCCCTGA
- a CDS encoding SixA phosphatase family protein, producing MPTLVLIRHAKAQDTPPGPGGDHARELTARGEQDAAALGRSLGDAGWAPELALVSTAARAWQTLQHALGDRQVETWPTGRIYDGGIDGVLEAVAEVPQEVEVLWVVGHEPVMSSTAWELGDDGQDEGQDDAGREALHGGLPTASAAVLELAVPWSHVGPGSGTVRAVLRGR from the coding sequence ATGCCCACCCTCGTGCTCATCCGCCACGCCAAGGCGCAGGACACCCCGCCGGGACCCGGCGGCGACCACGCCCGTGAGCTCACCGCGCGCGGCGAGCAGGACGCCGCGGCCCTGGGTCGCTCCCTCGGGGACGCGGGCTGGGCCCCGGAGCTGGCCCTGGTCTCCACCGCGGCCCGGGCCTGGCAGACCCTGCAGCACGCGCTGGGCGACCGACAGGTGGAGACGTGGCCCACCGGGCGGATCTACGACGGCGGCATCGACGGCGTCCTCGAGGCCGTCGCCGAGGTCCCGCAGGAGGTCGAGGTGCTGTGGGTCGTCGGCCACGAGCCGGTGATGTCGAGCACGGCCTGGGAGCTCGGTGACGACGGGCAGGACGAGGGGCAGGACGACGCCGGGCGGGAGGCGCTGCACGGCGGGCTGCCCACCGCGTCCGCGGCGGTGCTCGAGCTGGCCGTGCCCTGGTCGCACGTCGGGCCGGGCAGCGGGACGGTGCGCGCCGTGCTGCGCGGCCGCTGA
- a CDS encoding ABC transporter ATP-binding protein, with amino-acid sequence MPAVITARGLRKTYGDFTAVDGIDLEVEAGESFGLLGPNGAGKSTTMRMIGGTLDRDGGELTVLGLDPGTQGPQVRAHLGVVPQQDNLDEELRVRENIVMYGRYFGLSRSYLADKSAELLAFAQLESKAKEKVSALSGGMKRRLTIARGLVNEPRILLLDEPTTGLDPQARHILWDRLFRLKEAGTTLVVTTHFMDEAEQLCDRLIVVDHGRIMAQGSPASLIREHSTREVLELRFGSARNASVVAQLDGVGERNEVLPDRILVYAHDGEAALEEVTSRGLHPVTSLVRRSSLEDVFLRLTGRSLVD; translated from the coding sequence GTGCCTGCCGTGATCACCGCCCGAGGACTGCGCAAGACCTACGGGGACTTCACCGCCGTCGACGGGATCGACCTCGAGGTCGAGGCGGGGGAGAGCTTCGGCCTGCTCGGGCCCAACGGGGCCGGCAAGTCGACCACCATGCGGATGATCGGCGGCACCCTCGACCGGGACGGCGGCGAGCTCACCGTCCTGGGGCTGGACCCGGGGACCCAGGGCCCACAGGTGCGCGCCCACCTCGGTGTCGTGCCGCAGCAGGACAACCTCGACGAGGAGCTGCGGGTCCGCGAGAACATCGTCATGTACGGGCGCTACTTCGGGCTCTCGCGCTCCTACCTCGCGGACAAGTCGGCCGAGCTGCTCGCCTTCGCCCAGCTGGAGAGCAAGGCCAAGGAGAAGGTCAGTGCGCTCTCCGGCGGCATGAAGCGTCGGCTCACCATCGCCCGGGGTCTGGTCAACGAGCCGCGGATCCTGCTGCTCGACGAGCCGACGACAGGACTGGACCCGCAGGCCCGCCACATCCTGTGGGACCGTCTCTTCCGGCTCAAGGAGGCCGGGACCACCCTCGTCGTCACGACCCACTTCATGGACGAGGCCGAGCAGCTGTGCGACCGGCTCATCGTGGTCGACCACGGCCGGATCATGGCGCAGGGCAGCCCGGCCTCGCTCATCCGCGAGCACTCGACCCGGGAGGTGCTGGAGCTGCGCTTCGGCTCGGCCCGCAACGCCTCCGTGGTCGCCCAGCTGGACGGGGTGGGGGAGCGCAACGAGGTGCTGCCCGACCGCATCCTCGTCTACGCCCACGACGGCGAAGCCGCTCTCGAGGAGGTCACCTCCCGGGGCCTGCACCCGGTCACCTCGCTGGTGCGGCGGTCCTCCCTCGAGGACGTCTTCCTCCGGCTCACCGGGAGGTCGCTCGTTGACTGA
- a CDS encoding ABC transporter permease — protein MTDLSPGTGADAPEFDAAGLVASGRVPPHTEMAARTRRSGSWFYAETTLRGMRAFALPIAVYAVLQPLLYMVALGVGLGELVDRGTGPVDGVDYLTFVAPALLVSTVVMSVTAEMTYPVMSGFKWQRLYHGPTASPLEPGQIARGHLLAVVLRFVLQGGVFWVIMVAFGAAPSAWWQSVLVVPVGVLTATAFGTPLQAYASTIEDEAYQFAFIQRFVVMPMFLFAGTFFPLSAMPVWLHWIGWVSPVWHGTQLARVASYGADVPAVMMAVHLAFLLGCTVGGVVWATRSYTRRLHS, from the coding sequence TTGACTGACCTCAGCCCCGGCACCGGGGCCGACGCGCCGGAGTTCGACGCGGCCGGGCTCGTCGCCTCCGGCCGGGTGCCGCCGCACACCGAGATGGCCGCGCGCACCCGGCGTTCCGGCTCCTGGTTCTACGCCGAGACGACGCTGCGCGGCATGCGTGCCTTCGCGCTGCCGATCGCCGTGTACGCCGTGCTGCAGCCGCTGCTCTACATGGTCGCCCTCGGGGTGGGCCTCGGCGAGCTCGTCGACCGCGGCACCGGCCCCGTCGACGGCGTCGACTACCTCACCTTCGTCGCGCCCGCCCTGCTCGTGTCGACGGTCGTCATGTCGGTGACCGCCGAGATGACCTACCCCGTCATGAGCGGCTTCAAGTGGCAGCGGCTCTACCACGGTCCCACCGCCTCACCCCTGGAGCCGGGGCAGATCGCCCGGGGTCACCTCCTCGCGGTGGTCCTGCGCTTCGTGCTCCAGGGGGGTGTCTTCTGGGTGATCATGGTGGCCTTCGGCGCCGCCCCGTCCGCCTGGTGGCAGTCCGTGCTCGTCGTGCCGGTCGGGGTCCTGACCGCGACCGCGTTCGGCACACCCCTGCAGGCCTACGCCTCGACCATCGAGGACGAGGCCTACCAGTTCGCCTTCATCCAGCGCTTCGTCGTCATGCCGATGTTCCTCTTCGCGGGGACGTTCTTCCCCCTGTCCGCGATGCCCGTGTGGCTGCACTGGATCGGCTGGGTCAGCCCGGTGTGGCACGGCACGCAGCTCGCCCGGGTGGCGTCCTACGGTGCGGACGTCCCGGCGGTGATGATGGCGGTGCACCTGGCCTTCCTGCTGGGCTGCACGGTCGGGGGCGTCGTCTGGGCCACCCGCTCCTACACCCGCAGGCTGCACTCGTGA
- a CDS encoding NAD(P)-binding domain-containing protein has translation MSTLDPSSADLTLLQDRQVAVLGFDAMGAAHALNLRDSGVDVWVGTDPDSRLAARAELEGLPVSPPEEAVERCDIILVPGTDRGENEPRRVTALVEAHTEPGDLVIVTSASAVQEGRLRVPDGVDLAMLRSIGSGERVREEYLDGRGCPALVAVAHDRSGAAWATLTAYAAAMGALRSGAVVTTVEHESTAMTTARDRVQMPLQEALESTFEDLVGRGVEPEVAYVALVHELKTQVDQVYAAGFASQHGPSGQAGGDPAASSRREAAAGAHALEHAGRQVRAMTSWLR, from the coding sequence GTGAGCACCCTGGACCCGAGCAGCGCCGACCTGACCCTGCTGCAGGACCGCCAGGTGGCGGTCCTGGGCTTCGACGCCATGGGCGCCGCGCACGCGCTCAACCTGCGCGACAGCGGGGTGGACGTCTGGGTCGGCACGGACCCCGACAGCCGGCTCGCGGCCCGGGCGGAGCTCGAGGGGCTGCCCGTGTCACCGCCGGAGGAGGCCGTCGAGCGCTGCGACATCATCCTCGTCCCGGGCACCGACCGGGGGGAGAACGAGCCGCGCCGCGTGACCGCCCTGGTCGAGGCCCACACGGAGCCCGGCGACCTCGTCATCGTCACCAGCGCCTCCGCCGTCCAGGAGGGCCGGCTCCGCGTCCCCGACGGCGTGGACCTGGCCATGCTGCGCAGCATCGGCAGCGGCGAACGGGTACGGGAGGAGTACCTCGACGGCCGGGGGTGCCCCGCCCTCGTCGCGGTCGCCCACGACCGCAGCGGCGCCGCGTGGGCGACCCTCACGGCCTACGCCGCGGCCATGGGGGCACTGCGCTCCGGTGCCGTCGTCACGACCGTCGAGCACGAGAGCACGGCCATGACCACGGCGCGGGACCGCGTCCAGATGCCGCTGCAGGAGGCCCTGGAGAGCACCTTCGAGGACCTGGTGGGCCGCGGCGTGGAGCCGGAGGTCGCCTACGTCGCCCTGGTGCACGAGCTGAAGACGCAGGTCGACCAGGTCTACGCGGCGGGGTTCGCCTCGCAGCACGGGCCGTCCGGCCAGGCCGGCGGCGACCCGGCGGCGAGCAGCCGCCGCGAGGCGGCGGCCGGGGCGCACGCCCTGGAGCACGCCGGCCGACAGGTCCGGGCCATGACCAGCTGGTTGCGCTGA
- a CDS encoding branched-chain amino acid aminotransferase: MSQTATSTSFAVTEAPGRRGPEQIAELLANPGFGSIFTDHMVMVEWDKEQGWHDARVVPYGPIPLDPSAAVFHYAQEIFEGMKAYRHADGTVWTFRPERNAERFNSSARRLAMPELPPTLFLDAIKELVTLDQGWVPGADAGEMSLYLRPFMIATEEALGVRPSNRYLFSVIASPAGSYFPGGLEPVSLWVSDQYVRAAAGGTGAAKCGGNYAASLASQAEGIEHGCDQVVFLDAAEHRYVEELGGMNLFFLYADGRVVTPELTGTILPGVTRSSLLDLLRERGHQVEERRFTIDEWRDGVASGEITEVFACGTAAVITPVGRLAWSGGVLAMPAEHKVTEDLRAELLDIQYGRAEDRHGWLYQLV; the protein is encoded by the coding sequence ATGAGCCAGACAGCGACGTCCACCTCCTTCGCCGTCACCGAGGCGCCCGGCCGCCGCGGCCCCGAGCAGATCGCCGAGCTGCTCGCCAACCCCGGGTTCGGCAGCATCTTCACCGACCACATGGTGATGGTCGAGTGGGACAAGGAGCAGGGGTGGCACGACGCGCGGGTGGTGCCCTACGGCCCCATCCCGCTGGACCCCTCCGCGGCGGTGTTCCACTACGCCCAGGAGATCTTCGAGGGGATGAAGGCCTACCGTCACGCCGACGGCACGGTCTGGACCTTCCGTCCCGAGCGCAACGCCGAGCGCTTCAACAGCTCGGCCCGTCGCCTCGCCATGCCCGAGCTGCCGCCGACGCTCTTCCTGGACGCCATCAAGGAGCTCGTCACCCTCGACCAGGGGTGGGTGCCCGGGGCGGACGCCGGCGAGATGTCGCTCTACCTGCGCCCCTTCATGATCGCCACGGAGGAGGCGCTGGGGGTGCGCCCGAGCAACCGCTACCTCTTCAGCGTCATCGCCTCCCCGGCCGGCTCCTACTTCCCGGGCGGGCTCGAGCCGGTCAGCCTGTGGGTCAGCGACCAGTACGTCCGCGCGGCCGCCGGGGGCACCGGCGCGGCCAAGTGCGGCGGCAACTACGCGGCCTCGCTGGCCAGCCAGGCCGAGGGCATCGAGCACGGCTGCGACCAGGTCGTCTTCCTCGACGCGGCCGAGCACCGCTACGTCGAGGAGCTCGGTGGCATGAACCTCTTCTTCCTGTATGCCGACGGTCGCGTGGTCACCCCCGAGCTCACCGGCACGATCCTGCCCGGCGTCACCCGCTCCTCGCTGCTCGACCTGCTGCGCGAGCGCGGCCACCAGGTCGAGGAGCGCCGGTTCACCATCGACGAGTGGCGCGACGGCGTGGCCTCCGGTGAGATCACCGAGGTGTTCGCCTGCGGCACCGCGGCCGTCATCACCCCGGTCGGCCGGCTCGCGTGGAGCGGCGGAGTGCTCGCCATGCCCGCCGAGCACAAGGTCACCGAGGACCTGCGGGCCGAGCTGCTCGACATCCAGTACGGCCGCGCCGAGGA
- a CDS encoding ABC transporter permease, with product MGAAGHGIPRPAWLSSLASGNIGAVLERGFAVVRNQNWTVLASGFFEPVFYLLAMGIGMGALVGTVTGPGGQPVEYAAYIAPALLATSAMNGAIYDSTWNVFFKLRFAKLYEAMLQTSLGPLDVALGEILMALFRGFLYALGFLGVIAAMGLVTSWWSLLMVPAAVLIALGFAALGMGVTSYLTSFQQMDLINFALLPMFLFSATLYPIAVYPDWIQWCIMAMPLWHGVELMRQLSVGHLDALTWVHALYFVGMTLIGLVLTTVRLRALFLR from the coding sequence GTGGGAGCGGCGGGCCACGGCATACCGCGGCCGGCGTGGCTCTCGTCGTTGGCGTCCGGCAACATCGGGGCCGTGCTGGAGCGCGGCTTCGCCGTCGTCCGCAACCAGAACTGGACGGTCCTGGCGTCCGGGTTCTTCGAGCCGGTGTTCTACCTGCTCGCCATGGGCATCGGCATGGGTGCGCTGGTCGGCACGGTGACCGGGCCCGGCGGCCAGCCGGTGGAGTACGCCGCCTACATCGCCCCCGCCCTCCTCGCGACGTCGGCGATGAACGGCGCGATCTACGACTCGACGTGGAACGTCTTCTTCAAGCTGCGCTTCGCCAAGCTCTACGAGGCGATGCTGCAGACCTCCCTCGGTCCGCTGGACGTCGCGCTCGGCGAGATCCTCATGGCGCTCTTCCGCGGCTTCCTGTACGCCCTGGGCTTCCTCGGCGTGATCGCGGCCATGGGGCTGGTGACGTCCTGGTGGTCGTTGCTCATGGTGCCGGCGGCGGTGCTCATCGCCCTGGGGTTCGCGGCGCTGGGCATGGGGGTGACGAGCTACCTCACCAGCTTCCAGCAGATGGACCTCATCAACTTCGCGCTGCTGCCGATGTTCCTCTTCTCCGCGACGCTCTACCCGATCGCGGTCTACCCGGACTGGATCCAGTGGTGCATCATGGCGATGCCGCTGTGGCACGGCGTGGAGCTGATGCGACAGCTGTCGGTGGGCCACCTCGACGCGCTGACCTGGGTCCACGCGCTCTACTTCGTCGGGATGACTCTCATCGGTCTGGTGCTCACCACCGTGCGGCTGCGCGCGCTCTTCCTGCGCTGA
- a CDS encoding NAD(P)-dependent oxidoreductase codes for MPSASGRAPVAAVPEELLPHLGPVEGVEVLPYDHQDPGTVPGGGRDVDVLALSMIAGPWLRRMGEVPGLRAVVLASAGYEHALPSLPEGVQLANAVGVHDTATSELALALLLAAQRNLPHHVLRQADGVWDRSAPGPWRSLADSTVLVVGYGGIGTALTRRLLACECDVLAVASADRRGDGLVERVHGVDRLPELLPRADAVVLTLPLTDRTRGLLGADELALLPDQALVVNVARGPVVDTGALLAECAAGRLRAALDVTDPEPLPDGHPAFSTPGVLVVPHVGGASPASLPRMGSYLASQLTAYRQDGQLLHRVAGPTSQLS; via the coding sequence ATGCCGTCCGCGTCCGGCCGCGCGCCCGTCGCCGCCGTCCCCGAGGAGCTGCTGCCGCACCTCGGGCCGGTCGAGGGCGTCGAGGTCCTGCCCTACGACCACCAGGACCCCGGCACCGTGCCCGGCGGCGGGCGGGACGTCGACGTCCTCGCGCTGTCGATGATCGCCGGGCCGTGGCTGCGCCGGATGGGCGAGGTGCCGGGGCTGCGGGCGGTGGTCCTGGCCTCGGCGGGCTACGAGCACGCGCTGCCCTCCCTCCCGGAGGGGGTGCAGCTGGCCAACGCCGTCGGGGTGCACGACACCGCGACCAGCGAGCTGGCCCTGGCGCTGCTGCTCGCCGCGCAGCGGAACCTGCCGCACCACGTGCTGCGCCAGGCCGACGGGGTGTGGGACCGCTCCGCCCCCGGCCCCTGGCGCTCGCTGGCCGACTCCACGGTGCTCGTCGTCGGCTACGGCGGCATCGGCACCGCTCTCACCCGGCGGCTGCTGGCCTGCGAGTGCGACGTCCTCGCCGTGGCCAGCGCGGACCGGCGCGGCGACGGGCTGGTGGAGCGGGTGCACGGCGTCGACCGCCTGCCCGAGCTCCTCCCGCGGGCCGACGCCGTCGTGCTCACCCTGCCGCTCACCGACCGCACCCGCGGGCTGCTGGGCGCCGACGAGCTCGCGCTGCTGCCCGACCAGGCCCTCGTCGTCAATGTCGCGCGCGGGCCGGTCGTCGACACCGGCGCCCTGCTCGCCGAGTGCGCGGCCGGCCGGCTGCGGGCGGCCCTCGACGTCACCGACCCCGAGCCGCTGCCGGACGGGCACCCCGCCTTCTCCACCCCGGGGGTGCTCGTCGTGCCGCACGTCGGGGGGGCCTCGCCCGCCTCGCTGCCGCGGATGGGAAGTTACCTGGCCTCCCAGCTCACGGCATACCGGCAGGATGGCCAGCTGCTGCACCGCGTGGCCGGACCGACATCGCAGTTGTCCTGA
- the gatB gene encoding Asp-tRNA(Asn)/Glu-tRNA(Gln) amidotransferase subunit GatB, which translates to MSTRTTAGPERTVAYDDLLTRYEPVLGLEVHVELGTATKMFCGCATGFGAEPNTQTCPVCLGLPGALPVVNRTAVESAIRIGLALNCGIAEWCRFARKNYFYPDMPKNFQTSQYDEPIAVDGWLDVEVPPREGPEFLGEESFVFRVEIERAHMEEDTGKSTHVGGATGRIHGASHSLVDYNRAGIPLIEIVTKPLTGAGERAPEVARAYVGALRDLLRALDVSDVKMEQGSLRCDANVSLMPTGAQRFGTRTETKNVNSLRSVERAVRYEMTRHAAVLDAGGSILQETRHWHEDTGITTSGRPKSDADDYRYFPEPDLVPVAPTREDVERLRATLPENPAERRRRLQEDWGYSDLEMRDVVNAGAVEVIEATVAAGASAAAARKWWMGELARRAKTAGEDGGAVELLDLGVTPAHVAELDSLVTGGRLNDSMARQALEGVLAGEGTPTEVADARGLELVQDDGALQTAVEEVIAENADVVERIRGGKVQAVGALIGQVMKKMRGQADAGRARELILETLGVQG; encoded by the coding sequence ATGAGCACCCGGACCACGGCCGGTCCCGAGCGGACCGTCGCCTACGACGACCTGCTGACCCGCTACGAGCCGGTGCTGGGGCTGGAGGTGCACGTCGAGCTGGGCACCGCCACCAAGATGTTCTGCGGCTGCGCGACCGGCTTCGGCGCCGAGCCCAACACCCAGACCTGCCCGGTCTGCCTCGGCCTGCCCGGGGCGCTGCCCGTGGTCAACCGCACGGCGGTGGAGTCGGCGATCCGCATCGGCCTCGCGCTGAACTGCGGGATCGCCGAGTGGTGCCGGTTCGCCCGGAAGAACTACTTCTACCCCGACATGCCGAAGAACTTCCAGACCAGCCAGTACGACGAGCCCATCGCCGTCGACGGCTGGCTCGACGTCGAGGTGCCGCCCCGGGAAGGGCCGGAATTCCTCGGCGAGGAGTCCTTTGTCTTTCGCGTCGAGATCGAGCGGGCGCACATGGAGGAGGACACCGGCAAGTCCACCCACGTCGGCGGCGCCACCGGTCGCATCCACGGCGCCTCCCACAGCCTGGTCGACTACAACCGGGCCGGCATCCCCCTCATCGAGATCGTCACCAAGCCGCTCACCGGGGCGGGGGAGCGGGCGCCCGAGGTGGCCCGCGCCTACGTCGGCGCGCTGCGCGACCTGCTGCGCGCGCTCGACGTCTCGGACGTCAAGATGGAGCAGGGGTCGTTGCGCTGCGACGCCAACGTCTCGCTCATGCCGACCGGCGCGCAGCGCTTCGGGACCCGCACCGAGACCAAGAACGTCAACAGCCTGCGCTCGGTCGAGCGTGCGGTGCGCTACGAGATGACCCGGCACGCCGCCGTCCTCGACGCGGGCGGGTCGATCCTGCAGGAGACTCGGCACTGGCACGAGGACACCGGCATCACCACCTCGGGCCGGCCCAAGTCGGACGCCGACGACTACCGCTACTTCCCCGAGCCCGACCTGGTGCCCGTCGCCCCGACCCGCGAGGACGTCGAGCGGCTGCGGGCCACGTTGCCGGAGAACCCGGCGGAACGCCGTCGCCGGCTGCAGGAGGACTGGGGCTACTCCGACCTGGAGATGCGCGACGTCGTCAACGCCGGTGCGGTGGAGGTCATCGAGGCCACCGTCGCCGCGGGCGCATCGGCCGCCGCCGCCCGCAAGTGGTGGATGGGCGAGCTGGCCCGGCGGGCCAAGACCGCGGGCGAGGACGGCGGTGCGGTGGAGCTGCTCGACCTGGGCGTCACCCCGGCCCACGTCGCCGAGCTGGACTCCCTCGTCACCGGCGGCCGGCTCAACGACTCGATGGCGCGGCAGGCGCTGGAGGGCGTGCTGGCCGGCGAGGGCACCCCCACCGAGGTCGCCGACGCCCGCGGTCTCGAGCTGGTGCAGGACGACGGCGCGCTGCAGACCGCGGTCGAGGAGGTCATCGCCGAGAACGCCGACGTCGTGGAGAGGATCCGCGGCGGCAAGGTGCAGGCGGTCGGGGCCCTCATCGGCCAGGTCATGAAGAAGATGCGCGGCCAGGCCGACGCCGGTCGGGCGCGCGAGCTCATCCTGGAGACGCTCGGCGTGCAGGGCTGA